agggaaaaaaaaaaataagagggtGGTTATTTAAAGAAAAACTCATGTATTTACATTTGTTACAGGTAGGCAGTTCAAAACACCTTTCAAGTTTTAATCATTTCCATAATGTATGTCTTAACAGAAATATAGGTTATGTACAATTATATTAGTCTGCTTATATGTCTATAAAAGAAAGACTTATTGTATAAAATTGTTGTTTACATCTCCAATTCATTCAATAAACAACCTAACAACAATGAACACATACTTTTCCTGAGTACAGTATGATCAGCGCCAGTGTTGAATACTGCAGTCTGCCTTCCTCAAGGCCACTCATTTCCTCTTTTTAACAGGGGAGGGGAGGGGTCGGGTCACTGAAGTAACAGTTCATAATTTGTCCAATAGCTGCAGTTCATGTCCAACTTCATAAACCAGCAGCATTAGCTCTTGACAAGTGATAATACAGGCAAAGATTGTAGTCGTATGTGCTTTTGTGCATGCCAGTCTGTAAGTAGGTGCAAGTTAAAACATCTCACCAGAGAGCACATCTCTTCTCAAATAAAAGTGACAGGAAGGTTAGATgagaaaaaatgtgaaacaggAAGAAGGCCAAGGGATGATGACTGACTAAATTCACCCGTACATCCTGTAGGCTGAAatatataaaagcagatctttcttaacccataatGTGCTTCTACAAACCCGATCTTGAGTTGTATCACTCTTCTAGGTCTCAGGTGCCAAACGTTGTAACCAATGAGATGActaagatgaggatgaggatggccAAACATATCGCAATCCATACTTTCTTCTGCATTGGAGGAGAAACAAACAGACTCAATATTCACAGTCATTAGAAAGAGGGTACACATTGAATGACCTCAGTGAAACCATACTATACCTTCCGTGCTTTCTGCTGGTATATGACTGCTTTCTCTGTGTTGTCTTTTGCTTTTTCCACATAGTTGGCAGACTGTTTGATGTTGGTTTCAATCCTGTCCACCATCTCCCCCTGTATGAAGCAAAACATCAGACTTAAACAGCCCCAAAAACACACAACTAACCTATAGAGATGTAAAAAGCTGCTTTACCTGAGCCTCCACCTCCATGGCCAGATACTGGAACATATCATGCAGCTCTCGGATGCTCCTCTCCAGCTTCAGGATCTCATCATGACGGGACTCGATCTCATTTAGCGCCTGTCGTGTAGCTTTGGCGTCAATCAAGATCTGTATGTTGCAGATGAGATCCCATACTTAGCAGCGTTCATGCATTTTATGTAGTATGTAGGGCTGGGATTATTGTCATTACCTGCTGATAATTTTCTTGATTAATCGATTTGCTGTTTGGtctgtaaaatgtcaaaaaatgccAATCAGTGCTTGAAGCTAAAGATAAAATTTGCAAATGTCTTATTTAGcccaaagatattcagtttactgtcacagagtatgaaagaaaacagaaactataaaattttggttttttttgtttcttctaaaATCAATTGCAAGAGTCGTTTACTTTGCAGTTGGCTAATCGATTAATCAAATAACCGTTCAAGCTCTAATATCCATCAATTTTAGGATAACTTCTATAGCAAAAGATCACAAGCTAGCTCTCACTATGAGCTACTGTGAGACTGGGATAGTCACCTTTGCATTCTTACCAAATACGGTGTCCATTTTGAGCAATTAGAGAGGCTACAACAAAGCAAATCTGTgagcaataaattaaaaccatttaCAGTCATTGCTGTGATCTGATGGTGGATGAAAAACATCTGCAACTGAAAATTAGTGTTTTATAAGAGCTACACGGAGCTGGAATTTCTGTACTGTAATAGTTTTCAAAAAGGGAGGTTGCAGGTACCCACATTTTGAGTGAAAACATCCGTCTGCCCACTTTCCAGCATGACATCGAGTTCCTCATCTGTTACATTGGTCCCAGCTAAAGAGAGAAGACATTAtttgtttggtttcaaagcaacGCTGCAATTCAGAAAAATGAAAGTTCGTGGGAAAAAAAGCCTCAAAGATGAAATTACAGCACTTCCTCTGTCAGAGTGTCTGTGCATTTCATCACTGTGTTAACAAATCAAATGGTGAAATACAGCCAGTGACCAATACACTAGTTTGACTTCACAAACCTATTATCTTatttaacaaaaacataataggttttggtttgtttttattgaatATGTTGACACAGAGCGCTGACATAGGGTAGCACGCGGAGGAAGTGAAAGGTATAACTGTCATTTCCCTCATGAAACCCGCAACCCCAAATACATAGAAATAAATACAGATCACAGTTGCACTTGTACTCACTGATTTTGAGTTGCCTCTGTATTCTCTCCACATTGCGATCCCTGTACTGGGCCTGGATGGTGTTACAGTGACCCATCAACTCAACAAATTCCTTGGACAGAACACCGTGCTACAAAAAAagggaacatttttggtcattatcACACCATCATATTTTATTAAGGCTTATGAAGCCTTAAGACAAACTCTCATTCTTAACCTTAATCAACAGACTTaacaatatttaacctttatttactgtTAAATTTCCATTCTGCCTGACAATggtcaaaaaaacatttaatttattttacctCTGAACAGAACAAAGAAACAATCATAAAGAAATATTCATCATTACCCCATAAGTAATTTATAAATGATACTTAATTTATTAGATTAATTTCAAAAtaataacagacacacaaactttGCTGTGAAGTATAAATCTATTTAAACATTAACTTGTTAACCTAATTCAAACAAACAAATTGCCTCTTCAGTCCAGTTGCatgtgtcacatgaccaaacacTGAGGATGTTTGTCTTGTGGATTAGGTTTTGGTTTCAGAGCCATTACACACCTATTTACTTGAGCAACAATGTTTTGGATGCAGCTTTAATATTTCATTTGATAATTCAAGCAAATTAtgggaaaataaaataataatgtgacTAAAATGTTAAAGCGTACTCAACCTGTGTCCGCTGCATCCTGATGTTTATGGGTATGTATTTCCCGTCCTCCTCTCCCTTCTTAGGTTCGATGCCTTCAAAAACACAACTGATAAGTAAATTCATCTGACTTAATAACAAACACTAAAGTTCATTTGTTGTCCATCATAAAGGGCACACAGCATGGGTTTATAATACTCACTCTTGAGTTTCTTCTGGATTTGGCTTGCCATAGTTTTTATCTCCTCTCGAAGAGTCTGAAGTTCTTTCTTCATACCTAACACAAGAAAAGAAACATACTGAGTGTTTGCAGTTCAATGTTCTCTGTcctaaatctgtgtgtgtgtgtgtgtgtatatatatatatatatatatatatatatatatatatatatatatatatatatacacatatacacacagacacatacacactctgTTCATGTTGCTCTATTTACTACTTTGCAGAGCTACACATATAGGCCTTTTAGTTATTTACTCTATTCACAAAGTCATCATACTCACTGTCCTCTGGCAGTGCCACACCCAGGACAGTCTTCTGTTTGTTCTCAAGGTCAGACACCATTCTTTTGAGATTCTGCAGCCCCTCATGGATTTCTTGAGCCTAAAGATGGTAAAATTAGTAGAATTTACAGCATTCTGTGTTACTTTAGCTTTTTGATATGCTAATGCTTCTTGACATTCAGGTTTTGATGCAGCCAAACACTTGAGTTGTTTTATGAATTTATGTTGATGAAGACTGGTCTTGAGGAATATTTCAGTCCACCTTTACTCAAAATTATCAGCAGCTAACATTAAAGCTTAGTGCAAATGTCTGTACTCTAACTGCACTATCAAATTACGCAGCAACTGTTAAGTGATAAACAGTTTGAGCaatttttaaggaaaaaataaattCTCTGATTCCAGCTTcataaatgttctttttttgtttgtattactCCGTTATCACAATACATTTAATACTTTTGGTCTAAAAAGAgtcaaaaattatttgttttgtccACAACCCAAACaattaatcaaaaataaaaatagtgatCAGCAAATAACAATTAACAGCTTTACAGACAATTGAAATAATTATTAGTTACAGCCCTATGCAACAATATTAAATCCATAGTTTAATTTACATAGTTAAAATATGAACAGACTTAAGACAGAGACTGAAATGTTGACAAAACAAAGAGTATTTCCCCCatgtaataatttcttcaacATAAGATAAGCACATGCCTGGCTGTTAAGTGTAAATTACTGTATTAATaagtaatgacaaaaatgacatatcCAGTTACTGAACGGTGTAAATCCTATGTTCAACTGCCAGACCAAAGTCCAGTCCACAATGTCAAACAAACCAGTAGAAGAATTACACTTAGCATGCTTTGCACCAACCACAGAATAAAAACTACTTCTGATGGTTGAGGTACTTTTAATCCTTCTGTTTTACAGGGCTTATAAATCGTAAATGATATTATTTGAAGAAGTCACATTTTTATCTATTTAGTGTTATGTTCTATGATGGGACTTGGAGATCGTTGATATTTTAGGAGTAGTGTACCTTTCTGAAGAAGGCTTcattttctttctcctctttggCTGAAGAGGTTCCAGGTTTGATCATCAGTGCTTTGCCCTCCTCATCGTCATCTGAAGCCTCGGCATTCTGTTGTCACGTTGCAGTGAATAAAGGAAAGAGGAATATAGTGAGTGCTTTGACTGTCTGTCTCTCCATGACAAACCTCATCAGCCGCAGCCCTGCCCTGGCCTGGCAGTGGTTTAAGGAGTACAGCTAAAACGGAAGTTGGAAATATCCAAGAAACTGCATATTATATACAAACAAGAGACTGAATGACTCCATTAAACCTATTGCTTGTGCTTTCCGTCTTTCTCTCGTTGTTTTAAGAGGAAAACTTTAAAGTCAGCGACGCTTTCTCGACTTCAGGAGTGAACTTGACAGAGTTAGCATGCTAGCGTGCTATGGCTAACATTAGCCGTTTTCTTTAAGACTTACATTTCCTAATTCTTTAGTTCGGTCCCGCATTTTTCACAACGCAGTGGAGAGTTCAGCTTTCAGGAAAGCTACAATTCTGTAGCGAAGAATGTGAAGCAGTtggtaaactgaaaaacaaactcCGTAAACAGTAAACTTTGCTCTAATGTCATTCAACAAGTAAACTCCAGTTGAGACGCTTCTTCTGCTATTCTTAGGGACAGTTACTCAGCAGCGCCTCCTGTCAGAGCGGGGTGTAATAACAGGACGATCCGTCTCACATTACACACCTCATGATCAATTTATTTATGACCATTAACCCTCTGTTCTGTTGTGAATGGTTTGCCTCCAGTAATCATATAAAATCTGTGCCCTTTGAAGAGTGTTTCTTTTTGCCCTTTTTCATTTTAGACAGAATTAAAGACataatgtgtctgaaaaatacatacagctttggaaataattgcTCAACCACCAGTGATTTTTACAGGAATTCAACATAATTCTACTCAAAATCGCTATCTATtattcgttgttttttttttaatatccattgttttgttgattgtttgtcaacatcagatgttcttattttatatattactggataatgaaaaacactgtttttgatgtaattacTGTAAATACAACTGATTTCTTTATTATACATTTCATGTGTGTTTGGCCAgatttttcattcatattttccaTTGATCTGCAGAGAGATGATGACTTAACAATACAAGTTTCCATTTACAAACATTACATTTTCACTACATTGTCACAGCAATCTAATAATTATTTATAATGTTGCACATGCAAACAATGTTGACTTCTGACTTTTTGTTTGGAAATAGAACGTAGATGAGTGATAACTGCTCCATTGTATCTGAGAGATCTGGTATTTGTTATTGCTGCCACAGGATTTTTGACCAGCTCTAGTAACACTGTGGCCAAACTAACAAGTATAACCCTAAGGGTAGCAGACTGTTGTTTTTTCCTAACACTGGAACATGTAGATGAAATGTCTAAATATGTTGTCATTAAACAAATTCAGAATTTGATGTTTCCCACCTGACTTTACTCTTGTTGCCACAAGATGATGCTGTCTGCCTGT
The nucleotide sequence above comes from Sphaeramia orbicularis chromosome 19, fSphaOr1.1, whole genome shotgun sequence. Encoded proteins:
- the stx4 gene encoding syntaxin-4: MRDRTKELGNNAEASDDDEEGKALMIKPGTSSAKEEKENEAFFRKAQEIHEGLQNLKRMVSDLENKQKTVLGVALPEDSMKKELQTLREEIKTMASQIQKKLKSIEPKKGEEDGKYIPINIRMQRTQHGVLSKEFVELMGHCNTIQAQYRDRNVERIQRQLKITGTNVTDEELDVMLESGQTDVFTQNILIDAKATRQALNEIESRHDEILKLERSIRELHDMFQYLAMEVEAQGEMVDRIETNIKQSANYVEKAKDNTEKAVIYQQKARKKKVWIAICLAILILILVISLVTTFGT